A stretch of the Xanthocytophaga agilis genome encodes the following:
- a CDS encoding response regulator, translating to MNLSESLKNGPIIIIEDDQDDHFLMENVFTELQTRNQRLYFTKGIDALQYLQTTDQIPFLIICDLMLPQQSGIDLKKQIDQDPILRQRSIPFVFMSTSFRKELVSKAYLELTIQGVFQKPNDYDQLKRTLDLLIGYWSVCEHPEPMHN from the coding sequence ATGAACCTATCTGAAAGCCTGAAAAACGGACCAATTATTATCATTGAAGATGATCAGGACGATCATTTCTTAATGGAAAATGTATTTACAGAATTACAAACGCGAAATCAACGGCTCTACTTTACAAAAGGCATAGATGCGCTTCAGTATCTGCAAACAACAGATCAAATCCCTTTTCTGATTATTTGTGATCTCATGCTACCTCAGCAGAGTGGAATTGACCTTAAAAAGCAAATTGATCAGGACCCTATACTCAGGCAACGCAGCATTCCGTTTGTATTTATGTCTACTTCTTTTAGAAAGGAACTGGTTTCCAAAGCTTATCTCGAATTAACGATTCAGGGTGTTTTCCAGAAACCCAACGATTATGATCAACTAAAGAGAACGCTGGATCTGTTAATCGGGTACTGGTCAGTTTGTGAGCATCCTGAGCCTATGCATAACTAG
- a CDS encoding response regulator, with product MNNYSPLSINGPILIIEDDADDRYIFDQVFKELEIASRVKYFINAVNAMTFLKEDPTQPFIIICDINLPIMNGLEFKKEIDQDEHLRAKSIPFVFFSTSIEKKTVEEAYRKLTIQGYFQKSSDYEELKRRLYSILDYWQHCQHPNQ from the coding sequence ATGAATAATTATTCTCCGCTTTCTATAAATGGCCCTATCCTCATTATAGAGGATGACGCTGATGATCGGTATATTTTCGATCAGGTGTTTAAGGAACTAGAGATTGCATCCAGGGTAAAATATTTCATTAATGCTGTCAATGCTATGACTTTTCTGAAAGAAGATCCCACTCAACCCTTTATTATAATCTGCGACATCAATTTACCAATAATGAATGGACTGGAGTTTAAAAAGGAAATTGACCAGGATGAACATTTGAGGGCAAAGAGTATACCCTTTGTATTTTTCTCTACCTCTATTGAGAAGAAAACTGTGGAGGAGGCTTATAGAAAGCTAACAATTCAGGGATATTTTCAAAAAAGCAGTGATTACGAAGAACTGAAGCGACGACTCTACTCTATCTTGGATTACTGGCAACATTGCCAGCACCCTAATCAATAA
- a CDS encoding response regulator, which yields MRTILIAHDKKENPSLLQMAFTESNINNPIFFFTNGLELTHHLVKSLTQRQSLPAFILLDLNMSQIDGKATIKELKSNSVVKSIPVVVFSTSSAQKDIADCYDLGANSYLIKPDSFTKLVEMITQTCTFWLDINCGQ from the coding sequence ATGCGCACGATTTTAATTGCACATGACAAGAAGGAAAACCCGTCTTTGTTACAGATGGCCTTTACAGAAAGTAATATAAACAATCCTATCTTCTTTTTTACCAATGGATTGGAATTGACACATCATCTGGTAAAGTCACTTACCCAAAGGCAATCCCTGCCAGCCTTTATTCTGCTGGATTTGAATATGTCACAGATAGATGGTAAAGCGACAATAAAAGAACTAAAGTCCAATTCGGTAGTAAAGTCAATACCTGTTGTTGTCTTTTCTACTTCCAGTGCACAAAAAGATATTGCAGATTGCTACGACCTGGGTGCAAACAGCTATCTGATCAAACCGGATAGCTTCACGAAACTGGTAGAAATGATTACCCAAACATGTACCTTCTGGCTTGACATAAACTGTGGCCAATAA
- a CDS encoding response regulator translates to MNYPSLSMNGPILIVEDDEDDQFIFNKIFSELQIADKIKYFTNPAKALAFLREDPCQPFLIICDINLPVMNGLEFKTAIDRDPILRAKSIPFVFLSTSTARKMVDKAYKELTIQGYFQKSDDYEDLKHRLCSILDYWQHCQHPNSP, encoded by the coding sequence ATGAATTATCCTTCACTTTCTATGAATGGCCCTATTCTCATTGTAGAAGATGATGAGGACGATCAGTTTATTTTTAATAAAATCTTCAGTGAATTACAGATAGCAGATAAAATAAAATACTTCACGAACCCAGCTAAAGCACTGGCATTTTTAAGAGAAGATCCCTGCCAGCCTTTCCTGATTATCTGTGATATCAACTTGCCGGTAATGAACGGACTCGAATTTAAAACAGCAATTGATCGGGACCCAATTCTGAGAGCTAAAAGCATCCCTTTTGTTTTCCTTTCCACTTCCACTGCCCGAAAAATGGTGGATAAGGCCTACAAAGAATTGACTATTCAGGGATATTTTCAAAAAAGTGATGATTACGAAGACCTGAAGCATCGACTCTGCTCTATCCTGGATTACTGGCAACACTGTCAACATCCTAATTCACCATAA
- a CDS encoding response regulator encodes MYRYTAIGMATNYYFTEYMRTILIIDDDPEDRFLLEIAFSENTIANPLVFLKDGIELMQYIDTQMDTNIPAFILMDLNMPRMNGKQALQWIKSDSRLRCIPVLIYSTSDNALEVGECYQLGANGYIVKPSEYDALVALVSYLYTFWVQMALLPVALSKK; translated from the coding sequence GTGTATCGCTACACGGCTATTGGTATGGCTACTAATTATTATTTTACCGAATACATGCGTACTATTCTGATTATAGACGATGATCCGGAAGATCGATTTCTTCTGGAAATTGCCTTCTCTGAAAATACGATTGCCAACCCACTGGTGTTTCTGAAAGATGGTATCGAGCTGATGCAATATATCGATACACAAATGGATACAAACATCCCCGCCTTCATTCTGATGGATCTGAACATGCCACGTATGAATGGCAAACAAGCATTACAATGGATCAAATCGGACTCCAGATTACGGTGTATTCCTGTACTGATTTACTCCACCTCCGACAATGCACTGGAAGTGGGTGAATGCTATCAGCTTGGAGCCAATGGCTATATAGTAAAGCCTTCTGAATACGATGCACTGGTTGCCCTGGTTAGTTATCTATATACCTTTTGGGTGCAAATGGCTTTATTACCTGTAGCATTAAGCAAAAAATAA
- a CDS encoding response regulator: MKFSQTVPPGPIVIVNDDDDEQFILEKIFQELNTTRERLYFTSTAAAFEYLTGGGPTPFLIICDMILPVENGVEFKKRIDTQPQLKIKSIPFIFMSNAISNTVLVDSYASLALQGVFETPFDYNDLKNLIEIILTYWSVCKQPIAS; this comes from the coding sequence ATGAAGTTTTCGCAAACTGTACCACCCGGTCCTATTGTGATTGTCAATGATGACGATGACGAACAGTTTATACTGGAAAAGATCTTTCAGGAGTTGAATACCACTCGTGAAAGATTATATTTTACTAGTACCGCTGCTGCATTTGAGTATCTGACTGGCGGTGGCCCTACGCCGTTTCTGATTATCTGTGATATGATTCTGCCTGTTGAGAATGGAGTAGAATTTAAAAAGCGGATAGATACTCAGCCCCAGCTAAAAATTAAAAGCATTCCATTTATTTTTATGTCTAATGCCATTTCAAACACTGTCCTTGTAGATAGCTATGCCAGTCTTGCACTTCAGGGTGTGTTTGAGACACCTTTTGACTATAACGACCTGAAAAACCTGATAGAGATTATTCTTACCTATTGGTCTGTTTGCAAACAACCGATTGCAAGCTAA
- a CDS encoding VOC family protein — MKKTLLLTFILISTFYLGFAFKSITVTTNHTSKMKRVTGIGGVFFTCKDPKKMTEWYQKHLGLETNPYGATFEWYEGPDSSKKAQTQWTPFPQTTNYFAPSNKDFMINYRVENLEALVEELKKEGVAIVDNIETFDYGKFVHILDSEGNKVQLWEPID; from the coding sequence ATGAAGAAAACATTACTGTTGACTTTTATACTTATCTCAACTTTTTACCTCGGTTTCGCTTTTAAATCTATCACAGTTACAACCAATCATACTAGTAAAATGAAAAGAGTAACAGGTATTGGGGGTGTATTCTTTACATGCAAAGACCCTAAAAAAATGACAGAGTGGTACCAAAAACATCTGGGATTAGAAACCAATCCATACGGAGCTACCTTTGAGTGGTATGAAGGTCCGGATAGTTCAAAGAAGGCTCAGACCCAATGGACACCTTTTCCGCAGACAACTAACTACTTTGCCCCCTCAAACAAGGATTTTATGATTAACTACCGGGTTGAAAATCTGGAAGCACTGGTTGAAGAGTTGAAAAAGGAAGGGGTAGCCATTGTAGATAACATTGAGACGTTTGACTATGGCAAATTTGTTCATATTCTTGACAGTGAAGGAAATAAGGTTCAGCTATGGGAGCCTATCGACTAA